The nucleotide sequence AACTGCGGTGTTAACTGGTATGAAAGAGAAAGGTACTTTTCCGGATGTGTATTGCTATAATTCACTTTTAATCGGTCTCTGTAACGATAGAAGAATGGAAGAAGTGCAATCGGTTTTGGCTCAAATGAGGGCTAATGGTGTAAAGCCGAACACTTTCACTTACGGAGCTGTGATCAGTGGATATTGTAGGATACCGAACATGGAGGTTGCGGATAAATATTTTAACGAAATGGTGAAGTGTAATATAATGCCGGATCGTGTTATATTTACGTCTATGATAGATGGTCACTGCAAAAAAGGAAACACGAATGAAGCTATCTCGATATTCAAAAGTATGTTAGGAAAAAATATAATTCCGGATATGCACATGTATAGCGTACTCATCAACGGTTTTGCTAGAAACGGTTTAATGGATAAAGCTATTGCGGTTTTGTCGGAACTCATGGAAAAAGGTCTGAATCCCGATGTGATCACGTACACCTCTATAATTTCCGGGTTCTGTAAAAAAGGGGATCTTCTAGAAGCTTTCAATATGGTTGATAAAATGGTACGTAAAGGGGTTAATCCAAATATTGTTACTTACAATGTTTTGATCGGTGGATTATGCAAGTCGGGTGATATACAAAAAGCTCGTGAATTGTTTGACGGGATTTCTTCCAAGGGTTTGACACCCGATGGTGTGACGTATGCTACAATGATAGACGGATATTGTAAATCCGGGAGTTTGTCCGACGGTTTTGATTTATTTGACCGAATGGACCAAAGTGGAATTCGACCGGATTATGTTGTATATAATGCGCTTCTCAATGGGTGCTGCAAAGAATTAGAGATTGAAAAGGCGTTGACTTTATTCGACAAAATGGCGGAGAAAGGGTTTGTTTCTGCGTATACGTACAATACTTTGATAAATATGTACTGTAAGTCGGGGAAGATATTGGAAGCCGATGAGTTATTGAAAGATATGATCGATAATAAGCAAATAAAACCGAATCATGTCACATTTACAATCTTGATCGATTGTTACTGTAAAGCTGAGATGATGAAAGAAGCCGAAGATCTTTTCCTTGAAATGCAGAATCGGGATTTAACGCCAACGATTGTGACGTACACATGCTTAGCTAATGGTTACATGAGATCGGGAAATAAAGATAAAATGATTTCGATCTTCGAACAAATGGTGGCAAAAGGTATCGGTTTAGATACGATGGTATACAACATGTTGGATGAAGATCAAGGGAGTCTGGAGAAATCTTTTATGCTTTTAGACGAGTTGTTACAAAAGGGTTTATCGGGTCGGGATGTTTACGATAAATTGGTTGACACGCTGTGTCAAAACGGTAAGTTTAAAGAAGCAGTGGCGTCAATTGATGAAATTGGGAAACGCGGGGTTATGCTTAGTTTTGCTACGTGTAGCACGTTAGTACACAAGTTGCATAGTGCGGGATACAAGAATAAGTTGGCCGAAGTTTTGGAAAGTATGGAAGGTTTTGGATGGGTCCCACAAGCGTCTAGTTTAACTGATTTTATTCAGCAGCATGAAGCTGATGGTGAGTGGGAGAATAATGGACTCAATCTACCGAACCAAGTTGTTTGAAAGTTCGGTTCCTGGGTACTGTTGGAACTATGAACCATGGTTTGGGTTGCTTACTTGACGGAATGCTATAATTGACCGCACACCTGAAAGTTTTTTGGGGCTCGAGTGCGTGAATAAAATCAGGTAAATATGAATGCTTTAACTTGTACCTTgcaaggattttttttttttttttaatttctggTTGATTAATTCTCCATTACTGTACTTTGTTTGTTTTTGGGTCGTTTAATGGTTTGGAAATGGCGAACATTGGAGGCGACAAAATGGGTGGGTTGGTTCATGTCAAACCTCAACAAAACGACACTTTTTTAGGATGGTGAAGACCGGCAAAGACCTTTTGTCCATCTTTTTTTCTATTTTCTAAATAATTACTGCAATAAATATGatcattaaaaaatatattattacaaTAATGATCTCCATTTTTTAAacaggggaattggcctgtaataatcccaactagatGTCATTGGCCATTGACAGTCCCGCCTttgaatattccccccaccagtcccacctttcacctatttttcctacaccggtcccccgttaaaaaaaaaacttaacggagttaagctttttttccaaattacaaacaaattttttagggcttttgatcagaacgacgatacaagtccattgatataaaacttacctcgaaatggtgctctaaatgacttgatttttgttaattggaaatttaaacacccgaattgaagcgccgttttcatcgtttggagcaccgtttcgaggtaagttttacatcaatggactcttatcgtcgttctgatcaaaagccgtAAAAaaatgtttgtaatttggaaaaaaacataactccgttaagttttttttaacgggggaccggtgtaagaaaaataggtgaaaggtgggactggttgGGGAATATTTAAAGGTGGGACTGTCAATGGCCAATGACCTCTAGTTGAGATTATTACAAGCCAATGAccctttttaaataaaatgattTGAAATGTTGTGTACTTGTGTGCAACTAAATACGTTTAAGGCGGCCTTTAGCCCGTTTGACCTAGTTTTATTCTAGCTTTCTGTATGATCCATTTGGATCTTTTGGAATAAATTAGAATCAAAATCGACTTAATTATAACAATATAACCAAATGGGTTGAAATTGCAAACAACATTACAAGAAAGATTGTACAGCTACTTATGTATCAGAGTTGTTTGTCTTGTGCTAATAATATGTTATGACGCACAGGTCGTGGCTCTGTGTTTCTCGAGGATCATTAAGGTATGAATGACATCATGCTACTTATACTTGATTCATTCGTATATTTAATCTAGTACTAGCACTCTGGGAAAGACAGACGGGTACATACATCTCAAGCTGAATACATTAATCACAGTTGACTTGTTATCGGTAGAGAAAACTGTCGAGTAGATCGAGAGTTTCATCATTGTTTTGTTGTACTTTTGTCAAGCCACAGTGCATAGTTGTATATTCAATGAAAAAGGGTTGGTAATGATGTTTTGCTTAGCGAGTCTTTAGTTGTATGCATATTGCATAATTCAATTGTTTGCACTTTATAAAAAATAGGTGCGGTAAAATGTGTGGGTTCGGTAACGGGTCAGACCTAAATGGTTCTAGCATCCCGGGTGGGTTCAACCTACCAATtttctctgttttttttttttttttatttttattttttgtgaattTTATAACCTACACTTCAAATGCAAATCTGAAATTTGTAATTCTGTGGGGTCTATGTTTTGAATATCAAATCCATTAAGGATCCACACTCCACAGCCCAGATTTTTGAGCAGGAAATtggctggcaaatcgtgtcttaacaggtatCTGATAACGCGAAgaacaaaaattttaaacatgaatacgactcatttaactactttatatccaGTGTCTATAAGACAAATGTATATTTTATGCACCTAGAAGGAGAAATAATGGATCCTAACtttcaaattttgattatttttaaaaacgtaaaaaatcacatGTACTTTTCTATTATCGTGTCTTAGCAGGTTACCTATTGCCAGCCCTAGGAAATTCGCCAGTTCGGACCTGTGTGCAACCCGAACAACCCAAAGTATAATTTTTTTTGGTTCAAATCAACCTTTCATGTGGCCAGCAGTACCAAAAAAATGGGAATTTATGAACATACACAAAGTATATCAACCATTTGTCTCTATACAACAAAATGTAGACCCTTTATCAAATTCTTCTATGACAGGGTTGACaaatcgtgtcttatcgtgtttaACAGGCCTCTGACGACACGAATAATACAAGTATTAAATATGAATACAACTCGTTTAACACAGTTGTATGTTTTATATACCAAAAACAAGAAATAATGGATTCTAGCCTCCAAATTTCTTTTActtttaaaaaagtaaaaaaaaaaaatcatatcaTGTACTTTTCAAAAAACAGATCTATTTGTGTCTTATACATACAGGTGACCTATTATGTATATGCTAATATGTTATCTTTTGGGTTCTCGTAAGAGGGCAAGGATTTGGATATCATCAATTCCCAATTCCGTCACAAGCTGACGTGGCGTTTTCCCTTCTGTATCCGCTGCTAGGGGATTCGCTCCCCTACAACAAATATCATCACAGAAAGAAAATCGAtaaaacttttccattttctgattttttttttaagaaaaccaTTAACAAACAAAAACATTACCTGCTAAGAAGTAACTGTGCAATCGCAAGTCTTCCTCTGATTATACTATGATGCAGTGGCGTCTGACCATTCGAATCAGAAGCGTTAATGTTCGCACCATGCTGTAAAAGCAGTTCCACCATGGTACAGTCAGCAGTTTGGCATGCCAGGTGGAGCAGCGAACACCCTTTAAGAGATTCATTAGTTAAAGGATCATCAATCTCTCTGATTGAGTTCAACGATGATTTCGATGAATTATCTGTAGTGTAATCTTTTAGATAGTCAAACTCATGGTCAGCAGCATTACTATCGTCTTCAAAGTGCATGATTCGAGCTACCGATGAAGATATATATGAGGCATGACCATGAGCAGCATTCACATCCACTTCACATATTATAATTAGGAGGTGAACCGCTTTTTTGTCGTTGGCACGCACGTTTTCCCATAAGTGTTGTTCGAGTAAAATAAGGTGACGCGGGTCCTTTACCTTTTGTATAAAACGCCTTTCTGCATACTACATAAGACAAAATTCCTTTGTTAACTTGTATTTGTTGAAAGAAAGTAACCGAAAATTTGTTTGGAAgttaaaaaaaagagtaaaatgtcattttcgtccctgaggtttggctagttttgcgattttcgtccaaaggtttgttttttcgcatctagatccaaaaggtttgaaatcttgccattttcatccggctcgttaactctatccatttttctctgttaagtcaagggtatttccgtcttttttgttaacttaaagggcaattcagtcttttcactttatgtacaagcatttagcataatgtacaagtatttaaaATATCCTtactaaataaaaaacaaaaaaaatatacgTAAAAAGACGAATAtatccctgacttaacggagaaaaatagacggagttaacgagccggaggAAAATGAcgagatttcaaaccttttggatctagatgcggaaaaacaaaccttttgaCGAAAGTCGTAAGCCTAGCCAAACctcacagggacgaaaatggcattttactcttaaaaaAAGGACACATAAAGAAGTACCTTTGCATGAATGAACTTTTCCTTTGTGGATATATGTTCTTCAGAACCGGGCTTCCCAATGGACTCTTTCGACAGCGATTTCTCCCATATAGAATTAATAAATACGTTACCGAGTGACTGGAACAAAGCGATGACCGAAGGTTCCCATACCTTCACATCAAGTTCCAAAGATCTTACCTACATTCCAAAAAACCGAAACATAAGCTATGGCAATTTCGCAAAGTGCAACAAGATCCACGATAGAATAGACAACAACTAACCTTGGATATATGGCAACCGAGATTTCGGTGAACACCAGAACACTCGATGCAGATAAGAATACCAAGATTTAACGAAGCCCAATCGGGTTCAGGTGAACCACAATCCGCACACTTATCATTACCGGGCACCTTTTTTAAAGTGTCGACAGGCCTCTCAGTTCTCACACCATACTGTAACTGTTGTGAACTTTTACATACACGCATCATGTTTCTCGGATCATGATCCTTGTCGGTACATTTTTCATAAGTCTTTTTATCTTGACCCGATGGTTTTTCTCCAGTTTTACCTGTGGGACTGTTACATAGATGCTGCGAAAAAAAAATgcaatattaaaataaaatcatgaaaataaacAGAATGTTACGACGTATAACTGAACCTTACTATACCTACCATCTCAGGTGATTGGGAAGTTAACAATGACGCAATGACTCCGTTTATTTTGTCGATCCAATCTCTTTGTTCCAGTGCACTCTCTGCCTGCAAAGTGTATATCTTTGTCGGTGAAATAATTCTAAAACAGAATCTGAGGTCTGACTGTTCTGCGTCAGGCTTAATGGTAGACGTAAGCAGGTTGACCGTGTGGCGTGCGACATCATGAACGCCACCGTGATAATGAGAAGATAGCCACCTACTCAGCAATCCCGGGCCAGGTTCAGTGGTATTACTTCTTTGTGCACCTGAACCCTGTGAATTCACTCATATATGAAAAGTTATGATATATAAACTTATAAAGGGTAAAATATTGTGTTTGATACTTTGATATGTAAGTTTAATAGACTAGACTTACAGAGGGTCGGCTCATTTGTTTGCGATAGTAATACAACATCCCTCGATTATCAAGAACGAAAAATCTTCTTTTCCAATCCCCCCTTAGATTCGAAGAGCGTTTACAGAGATATCCTTGTTTGATGTTTTGAACCTAAACTATTGAAGAATTAACCATTAAAGAAATGTAACAAAAAATAAATTTCGTTTATAAGGAAACAAATAGCCAAAAAAAGTTTAACTACAATAAATTTCacggcaaaagatcaaatacaaataatcttaacatactaaacatacaaattgaaggaaaacccaaaaagacaaggtggcatttttgtaattaccaccaactatcaaagttacaaccaaaaatacctaaaaaaacacaatttttttttaacattttttattaaaaaatcgctacatttcgttagcaaaaaaaaaaaaaaaaaaattttttttaacattttttattaaaaaatcgctacatttcgttagcaaaaaaaaaaaaaaaaaattttttttttttggctgctactaaaagtagcgattttttaataaaaaatgttaaaaaaaaataaaataatttgtgtgttttttttttatttttttagattttttggggggtttagtttttagcattttagctttggggggggggggggggggtaggttttttttaggtttttgggggttggtgggggggggggggtttaggttttttttgggggtgggggagtggttaggtttttttaggtatatttgtagagtaactttgatagttattgataattacaaaaatatcaccttgtctttttgagttttcattcaatttgtatgtttagtatgttaagattatttgtacaagaactttaccctaaaTTTCAGACCGGAAAGTGTTCTGGATTAACCCGACCCGTTACCAACCCGGCCATAATATACAAAAGGAGTACCTTCCCCTCTGCAGCAGACTGCATAACCGCTTGTACTAACTTCTGGGAGTTTTTAGAATTTTGGTGTGCTAAATCTCGATTACTAATGGAAAGACTACAACTTTTATTTCCAAAATCAATGTGCCTTTTGTACTCTTGTATCCTTTCATTTAACGCTTGCTGCTCGGTACAATGGCTTTCTCTAGATTTTTGTGCATTTTCTAATACCTGTaaaataaaaaagacatagtaacttttttatttatttatctagaGGTAGGGATGCAAACTTCGTTGTTAAggaatatatgtgttcacgaactgtttagGAACATTTACCGAACGAGATTTATGTTCGTGtccgttcgttaaggaaatgaacatgttcgtgttcgtttgttaattttaggtaccAAATGTTCATAAACACatgaaaacaaacaaacaaaaacatgtcttcatgaacagaatatataatacactaagatttattaaatatatatatatatatatatttttttttgaaattttgaagaatttaaataaaatataaaaaccaaaaacactaatgaaccatcgaacacaaacgatcacgttaccgaatgttcacgaacataaatgaatgagcacggcctctgttcatgttcattcTTTTAAATAAACGAACGAAAATTCTTCCCACCGAACAGTTCACAAACTGTtcactgaacgttcggttcgtttgcagccctatctAGCGGACAAGAAAGTTGAgaaaaaaatactaataataaaacCTGGTGGATACAAGGCTCCATTTGAAGTAATAATTCATATCCCTGCTTGAAATACTGAAGATGGGCGTCCATTGCTTCACCGACAGATTCCAGAAACTCAAATCTCTTTTTCGCCTCAACATTTGAAAGAGCACAAACCTGTggttttatattaaaaatatatcaTTTACCTTGATAGTTTAAAGATATAACAAGCTCGTATAATAGGTAGGATAAAGTTTACGTACCAGACTAAAGCGAGCTTGCTCAAACATCATTCTGGCACTGTAAAGTTCCTAAAATGTGTCTACCAAATTAGAATTATAAATAAAGATGGTTACCCATGTAATACTATCACTAAATTATtgaatatattatattatattcatatTTATAAATTATGGGAAACAACACATATATGATATACCTCTTCTGTGGCATAAGCTACTTCTGACCGCGTACTTTTCCTTAGTGATAAATATTTGTCTCGTATCTGCACCAAATTGCGCAAATATAACAAGAAGTCAATTACTTAAACTAATAAccatatagggtagggatcctgtacattaatccagaagtgctcaaagtgtgagaagtgtattataacactatatataacactatataacaccatataaacaccgtataacattatgtaacaccatataacactatgtaacactatacatctatcatagacatgctatcagacaaaatatagtgttatatttgttatatagtgttatatagtgttacatagtgttatatggtgttacatagtgttacccgatgtttatatgatgttatatagtgttatatatagtgttataatacacttctcacacttctggattaatgcaCAGGATCCTCTATCTAACCACATATACAATTAAACAACTAAGTAAAATTACCTGGCTATAAACAGCATCGGCTTTGTCAAATCGCTTCCTAGCTTCCTGCATCACACAAAATATACAGAATATAAAGTAGTATTTAAATCACAATACGCAAAACACGAAATCTACGGAACCTTTTTGttgaataaaaaaaatacaaatagaAAATCGTGTAACCTTGATATCTTGCAGCTCGACATTGGTAAATCGCAGTAACCTATCACTTAGTGTCTCCTCAATCTGGAAAACACAAAGTgcatataaatatttttatatcGGTGGTGATATTGTAAAACCGAgctaaaataaatattattacaCAAACTGAGACCTGAGATCGAAGATTTTCTTTGTACGTTCCCAGTTCTCTCAAAGCGACTGCAAATTTGATCATATCCGGGCCTGTGAACATACGAAAAAACATACGGTTTTGCCATTAACacataataaataatttaaaaagtTTTAGAAGAGAAGATAAAGTAATTTTACCGCCAAATGCCATGGAAATTGGATCCGATCCTCCACCGAAATGTTCAAGGGAGCCTGAAAAGGCGATATCTTTATCATACGCTTCTGCAAGGCCTTCTCTGTAGAATTTTAATAAGAAATTAGCCATTTCCCACAAcctgataataataataattgtaaaTATGAAGAAAT is from Helianthus annuus cultivar XRQ/B chromosome 9, HanXRQr2.0-SUNRISE, whole genome shotgun sequence and encodes:
- the LOC110879980 gene encoding pentatricopeptide repeat-containing protein At5g61990, mitochondrial, yielding MMRLFTHRNSTLITNRFISPFHSRKSSTNTSPINDETVNQITTILTNRNWPHLLNSSPNLLNNLNPDVIQSVLHHNQRLDPNRLLHFFNWSLHQMGIHQNLKSYLILCVVLCNSSQLRHASVVLGQMIDTRNPVSVVIDSIDRFCSSSEGVLKFRGVIYGMVVDGYKNKGMLDEAVCVVLGINDRECFPDSACVNSLMTSLLKYRKNESVWKVLDKMLELKIVPDVYIYTNLISALCKDGKVSEAKRVFVEMGENGCDPSLVTYNVLIGGLCKGGVIDEAFELKRSMTEKGFVPDRYTYTTLIDGLCKTKKLEEAKMVLEDMSKVGVFPDHVAYSALIDGFMKQGCVDEALTLKDEMFVNGVRLNAVTYNSIISGLCKARRFEEATAVLTGMKEKGTFPDVYCYNSLLIGLCNDRRMEEVQSVLAQMRANGVKPNTFTYGAVISGYCRIPNMEVADKYFNEMVKCNIMPDRVIFTSMIDGHCKKGNTNEAISIFKSMLGKNIIPDMHMYSVLINGFARNGLMDKAIAVLSELMEKGLNPDVITYTSIISGFCKKGDLLEAFNMVDKMVRKGVNPNIVTYNVLIGGLCKSGDIQKARELFDGISSKGLTPDGVTYATMIDGYCKSGSLSDGFDLFDRMDQSGIRPDYVVYNALLNGCCKELEIEKALTLFDKMAEKGFVSAYTYNTLINMYCKSGKILEADELLKDMIDNKQIKPNHVTFTILIDCYCKAEMMKEAEDLFLEMQNRDLTPTIVTYTCLANGYMRSGNKDKMISIFEQMVAKGIGLDTMVYNMLDEDQGSLEKSFMLLDELLQKGLSGRDVYDKLVDTLCQNGKFKEAVASIDEIGKRGVMLSFATCSTLVHKLHSAGYKNKLAEVLESMEGFGWVPQASSLTDFIQQHEADGEWENNGLNLPNQVV
- the LOC110879979 gene encoding ADP-ribosylation factor GTPase-activating protein AGD1 produces the protein MQQDATMYFSKLEDSPMFRQQLQCLEEIADTLRERGSKFSKGCRKYTEGLAEAYDKDIAFSGSLEHFGGGSDPISMAFGGPDMIKFAVALRELGTYKENLRSQIEETLSDRLLRFTNVELQDIKEARKRFDKADAVYSQIRDKYLSLRKSTRSEVAYATEEELYSARMMFEQARFSLVCALSNVEAKKRFEFLESVGEAMDAHLQYFKQGYELLLQMEPCIHQVLENAQKSRESHCTEQQALNERIQEYKRHIDFGNKSCSLSISNRDLAHQNSKNSQKLVQAVMQSAAEGKVQNIKQGYLCKRSSNLRGDWKRRFFVLDNRGMLYYYRKQMSRPSGSGAQRSNTTEPGPGLLSRWLSSHYHGGVHDVARHTVNLLTSTIKPDAEQSDLRFCFRIISPTKIYTLQAESALEQRDWIDKINGVIASLLTSQSPEMHLCNSPTGKTGEKPSGQDKKTYEKCTDKDHDPRNMMRVCKSSQQLQYGVRTERPVDTLKKVPGNDKCADCGSPEPDWASLNLGILICIECSGVHRNLGCHISKVRSLELDVKVWEPSVIALFQSLGNVFINSIWEKSLSKESIGKPGSEEHISTKEKFIHAKYAERRFIQKVKDPRHLILLEQHLWENVRANDKKAVHLLIIICEVDVNAAHGHASYISSSVARIMHFEDDSNAADHEFDYLKDYTTDNSSKSSLNSIREIDDPLTNESLKGCSLLHLACQTADCTMVELLLQHGANINASDSNGQTPLHHSIIRGRLAIAQLLLSRGANPLAADTEGKTPRQLVTELGIDDIQILALLREPKR